A single region of the Archangium lipolyticum genome encodes:
- a CDS encoding protein-glutamate methylesterase/protein-glutamine glutaminase, whose product MTSVLRVLVVDDSAVVRQGVLMLLAREPGLVVEVASDPLIARQKMKSHRPDVLLLDLEMPRMDGLTFLRELMREEEPVPVVVCSGLAGPGSEMAVRALEEGAVEIISKPSLGVGDFLRESKARLLESLRGAARARSRLARRAASEPEVARQPERPASTLLSVTTDKVVAVGASTGGTEALRQFLMPMPPDCPGIVIVQHMPEQFTTAFAKRLNELCRIEVREAAPGDRVQQGRALIAPGNRHLRVKRSGGYYRVEVLDGPRVSGHIPSVDVLFHSVARAAGANAVGVLLTGMGDDGADGLLAMRQAGAATIAQDEASCVVFGMPRAAIERGAVDEVLPISRIGESVRRKAWQTRAP is encoded by the coding sequence ATGACTTCGGTATTGCGCGTGCTGGTGGTGGATGACTCCGCGGTGGTCCGCCAGGGGGTGCTGATGCTGCTGGCGCGCGAGCCGGGCCTGGTGGTGGAGGTGGCGTCGGACCCGCTCATCGCGCGGCAGAAGATGAAGAGCCACCGGCCGGACGTGCTCCTGCTCGACCTGGAGATGCCACGCATGGACGGGCTCACGTTCCTGCGCGAGCTGATGCGCGAGGAGGAGCCGGTGCCGGTGGTGGTGTGCTCCGGGCTGGCGGGACCGGGCTCGGAGATGGCGGTGCGGGCGCTGGAGGAGGGGGCGGTGGAGATCATCTCCAAGCCCTCGCTGGGCGTGGGAGACTTCCTGCGCGAATCGAAGGCCCGGTTGCTGGAGTCACTGCGGGGCGCGGCCAGGGCGCGTTCCCGCCTGGCCCGGCGGGCGGCATCCGAGCCCGAGGTGGCACGGCAGCCGGAGCGGCCGGCGTCCACGCTGCTGTCGGTGACGACGGACAAGGTGGTGGCGGTGGGGGCCTCGACGGGAGGCACCGAGGCGTTGCGGCAGTTCCTGATGCCCATGCCTCCGGACTGCCCGGGCATCGTCATCGTGCAGCACATGCCGGAGCAGTTCACGACGGCCTTCGCGAAGCGGTTGAACGAGCTGTGCCGCATCGAGGTGAGGGAGGCGGCGCCGGGAGACCGGGTGCAGCAGGGCAGGGCGCTGATCGCCCCGGGCAACCGGCACCTGCGGGTGAAGCGCAGCGGCGGGTACTACCGGGTGGAGGTGCTGGATGGGCCGCGGGTGTCGGGGCACATTCCGAGCGTGGACGTGCTGTTCCACTCGGTGGCGCGAGCGGCGGGAGCGAACGCGGTGGGGGTGCTGCTGACGGGGATGGGCGATGACGGGGCGGACGGGCTGCTGGCGATGAGACAGGCGGGAGCGGCGACCATCGCCCAGGACGAGGCGAGCTGCGTGGTGTTCGGCATGCCGCGCGCGGCCATCGAGCGCGGAGCGGTGGACGAGGTGTTGCCAATCTCCCGCATCGGCGAGTCCGTGCGGCGCAAGGCCTGGCAGACGCGGGCGCCCTGA